From Zea mays cultivar B73 chromosome 3, Zm-B73-REFERENCE-NAM-5.0, whole genome shotgun sequence:
GTACAGTTGACCATAAAGGTATGTATGATATTGCTTCATATCAGTATAACTTCAGACGCGCCCTTCTGCTGGAAAACTGGAACGCTCGCTTCTGATGCAGTTCACTGTCATTTCCATGGAGATGCCACACAACAAGAACTTGCCAAGCCAAGCTTTATGTTGCCGAAGTCTCAGTACTGTACAGACGAACGGACACAAGAAGATGCAGATCCTTTGACCATCCCAGTTTTTTTCACCATAAGGCCCCTTAGGGAGAAAGCACCGACTTGTCTTTCGGAGAGAATAATCCGAAGATAAATCTTTCTACAGAATCAGTAAACAAGCTGGGGCTCAAATTCAGCAAAATCAACCGAGCCGGACTCAATGGGGGGCATGAGGTATGCAGCAATGATCTCAGACACCAGAGCGGCAACGAGAGGAATCCTCTTCATGTTCTTCACTAGGGGAATGTCATCTGATTTTCCGATAGCAATGATCTTCTGGTTGATCTCAACCATCCTGTCAAGCTTCCTCTTGAATTCAGGGTTCTCGACATCCAGAACAGCAGGGAAGATCCTTGCTGTTGTGCGGTTGGTCTGCACAGGTATGAAATATTTTTACATTGTCAGTAGCAGCCTTAGTTCACACCAGCATTTCTAGAAGCAGTTCATATATTCTCCTAAGCTTTCAGGATTTCTAACAGAGTTTCATGTAAATTCCTAATCTTTTGTAACAATATTGTTGTGATGTTCAGCATGAAATATAGTAAACAGGTggaaattaaatgatgaaatgcaGTTCATTTATACCTCAATGATCACATGCATGTCAAATTCTTTCGTGTTCAGACCAATTCCCTCATAGAATGTAGTCCGTTGGCAGTCATTCAGGTACATGGTCACATACACCTGCAAAAGGTCAAGTAACACAGCTATCAGCAATGGGGCACAACAACCTTTGGAGTTAATCGATCTACATACATAGCAAAAGAATAGCTCGAAAAATTACCGAGAGGCAGAAGAACCGTGACCAGAGCTTGGCCTTCCAGTCATTGAGGAACTGCGGCTGAGCCTTCAGCAGGGCAGAGAAGAAGTCACCATGCCTGTTCTCGTCCTGGCACCAGTTCTCGAAGTACTTGAAGATGGGGTACACCTGGTACTCTGGGTTCGCCTTGAGGTGCCTGAAGATGGTGATGTACCTCCAGTACCCAATCTTCTCGGACAGGTAGGTGGCATAGAAGATGAACTTGGGCTTGAAGAAGGTGTACTTCCTAGCCTTGGTGAGGAACCCCAGGTCCAGCGCCAAGTTGAAGTCAGACAGACCCTTGTTCAAAAACCTACACAGTGCAAATCACATGAAACTTTCAGCTGAATTTCTCCATGCCCTCATCATTACCCTAGAGCCTCAAATTGAACACAATCAGGAAAACATGCATGCCTGAATTCTTATGGGCAGTTGCTGGAAGCAACCCCCAATTCATTGACATAATTAATACTACCGACTACATTGAAAAATGAGTATTTTGTTTGCTCATGTAACCAGGCTCGTTTAAATTATTTCTGCAAACTTAGAATATCCGCATTCCTTGTCAAATTGAGGTAGCAACACTGACATAAGTGTTCATGGGACAGGCAAACAATTATATTTCCTAATCTTTATAAGGATGCATTTTTTTTGGCTACTAATTGCACGCATTGTTATTGGATTGCATGAAAAGAGATAAGGTTCGTACCCAGCATGGCGCGCCTCGTCCCTGGACATGAGCGAGAAGATCTCCGCCACGACCgggttagttttctgcagaagaaAAGCAGGGTATCAGCACACGCCCACCAGATGGTCGATGAAATGCTCCAGACGAGGCAAGGCAAGGCAAAGAAACATGAAGGAACCTTGAGCCTGCGACCGAGCTCCTTGTAGAGGAGGAAGCCGGAGAACTCAGCGGTGCAGGAGCGCTCGAGGAACTCGACGAAGATCTGGCGGTGCGGGCCCTCCATCTTGTCGGCGGCGGCCTTGAACTCGGGGTTGCGCACGAAGTGGGTCTGGTTGTAGTCCGTCTTGAACTCCTGCAGCAGCGCGTCGAACTCCGCCTGGTTGAGCTGCTTGTTGATCTCGGCGTTGAAGAGGCGCTCCATCTCGTCGAAGTCGGTGGTGTAGAAGCGGGGAGTGAGCAGCGTCTCCTGGATCTCCGTCTTGCCCCGCTTGTTGGGGCCCGAGGActtgggcggcgcggcggccgcggacacgcggaAGCGTACCACGGAGCGCCGGGCGAGGGGCAGGCCGACGAGGCCGCCTCGGTGGCGGTGCGTCGCGGCGGGGTTGACGAGCGAGAGCTCCATGGCGGAGGAGGCCATTGGTGGCGA
This genomic window contains:
- the LOC103650025 gene encoding magnesium-protoporphyrin IX monomethyl ester [oxidative] cyclase, chloroplastic, with the translated sequence MASSAMELSLVNPAATHRHRGGLVGLPLARRSVVRFRVSAAAAPPKSSGPNKRGKTEIQETLLTPRFYTTDFDEMERLFNAEINKQLNQAEFDALLQEFKTDYNQTHFVRNPEFKAAADKMEGPHRQIFVEFLERSCTAEFSGFLLYKELGRRLKKTNPVVAEIFSLMSRDEARHAGFLNKGLSDFNLALDLGFLTKARKYTFFKPKFIFYATYLSEKIGYWRYITIFRHLKANPEYQVYPIFKYFENWCQDENRHGDFFSALLKAQPQFLNDWKAKLWSRFFCLSVYVTMYLNDCQRTTFYEGIGLNTKEFDMHVIIETNRTTARIFPAVLDVENPEFKRKLDRMVEINQKIIAIGKSDDIPLVKNMKRIPLVAALVSEIIAAYLMPPIESGSVDFAEFEPQLVY